From one bacterium genomic stretch:
- the hisZ gene encoding ATP phosphoribosyltransferase regulatory subunit — translation MPRDPRERWQLIPSGTRDWLPQQAARLRAATAGVLAEAARWGYREVVTPTIEYLDVLVRGEGADAADRLFKLVDRGGELLALRPEMTTPVARLVATRLREEPVPLRVAYAGWVFRGREAGSARLREFPQAGCELIGAQNVDADAEIVALAVGALRAAGAPGFSVSLGHVGFLQGVLAGLDLSEEDAVGVRALLYQKDFVGLRDLLERHRAPADRLDALMALPALRGAGALEEARRLVHTREGREVVRDLERLGEALEAHGVDDAVTIDLSIIRDFDYYTGIVFEGHTATLGAPLLGGGRYDRLLERFGMPLPATGFAIRIERVLAAEIAGAPDGAAQAWVPDAVVAADAGCGAEAAACARALRAGGLAVALEVLGRPWEQVAADAAQRGVARAILVGRGTARVREGAAPERTVPVADVMGGRGAAARGGAS, via the coding sequence ATGCCGCGCGACCCGCGCGAACGCTGGCAACTGATTCCGTCCGGCACCCGCGACTGGCTGCCGCAGCAGGCGGCGCGCCTTAGGGCGGCGACCGCCGGCGTGCTCGCGGAGGCGGCGCGCTGGGGCTACCGCGAGGTCGTCACGCCGACGATCGAGTACCTCGACGTGCTGGTGCGCGGCGAGGGCGCCGACGCCGCGGACCGGCTGTTCAAACTCGTGGACCGGGGCGGCGAGCTGCTCGCGCTGCGGCCGGAGATGACGACGCCGGTGGCGCGGCTCGTCGCGACCCGCCTGCGGGAAGAGCCGGTGCCGCTGCGCGTGGCCTACGCCGGATGGGTCTTCCGCGGACGCGAGGCCGGCTCGGCGCGCCTCAGGGAGTTTCCGCAGGCCGGATGCGAGTTGATCGGGGCGCAGAACGTGGACGCCGACGCGGAGATCGTGGCCCTCGCCGTAGGCGCCCTGCGCGCCGCGGGGGCGCCGGGCTTCTCGGTGAGCCTCGGGCATGTCGGGTTCCTGCAGGGCGTCCTCGCGGGCCTCGACCTTTCCGAGGAGGACGCTGTCGGCGTGCGCGCGCTCCTCTACCAAAAGGACTTCGTCGGCCTGCGGGATCTGCTCGAGCGCCACCGCGCCCCGGCGGATCGTCTCGACGCGCTCATGGCGCTGCCGGCCCTCCGCGGCGCGGGCGCGCTCGAAGAGGCGCGGCGGCTCGTGCACACGCGGGAAGGCCGGGAGGTCGTCCGCGACCTCGAGCGCCTCGGGGAGGCGCTCGAGGCGCACGGGGTCGACGACGCGGTGACCATCGACCTGAGCATCATTCGTGATTTCGACTACTATACCGGCATCGTCTTCGAAGGGCACACCGCGACCCTGGGCGCCCCGCTGCTGGGCGGCGGCAGGTACGATCGCCTGCTCGAACGCTTCGGCATGCCGCTGCCGGCGACGGGATTCGCGATCCGCATCGAGCGCGTGCTGGCCGCGGAGATCGCCGGCGCGCCGGACGGCGCGGCGCAGGCATGGGTGCCGGACGCGGTGGTGGCGGCGGACGCGGGCTGCGGCGCCGAGGCTGCGGCGTGCGCCCGGGCGCTGCGGGCCGGCGGACTCGCGGTCGCGCTGGAAGTGCTCGGCCGGCCGTGGGAGCAGGTCGCGGCCGACGCCGCGCAGCGGGGGGTCGCGCGTGCGATCCTCGTCGGCCGGGGAACGGCCCGGGTCCGGGAGGGCGCCGCGCCCGAGCGGACGGTGCCGGTCGCCGACGTGATGGGCGGCCGCGGCGCGGCCGCACGCGGCGGCGCATCGTGA
- the hisG gene encoding ATP phosphoribosyltransferase, with protein MTPRPERKALVTVAVPSGRLLDGAMRILDAAGYLDGDAWRESRRLIVEGAEPGMRCLIAKPVDLLTYVEHGAADLGIAGKDVLLEQGRDVYELVDLGFGACRGVLAFPGRLAATWERLTPLRIATKYPHVTERHFWGQGRPVEIIPMNGTVELAPLVGLADGIMDLVMSGRTLRENGLVEVAELFQSTARLVVNRISLRSRADAVAAVIDRVRAAVAPPASAGGVTPPA; from the coding sequence GTGACGCCTCGGCCTGAACGAAAAGCGCTCGTGACCGTCGCGGTGCCGTCCGGCCGTCTGCTGGACGGCGCGATGCGGATCCTCGACGCGGCCGGCTACCTCGACGGCGACGCGTGGCGCGAGAGCCGCCGGTTGATCGTAGAGGGCGCCGAGCCCGGGATGCGGTGCCTGATCGCCAAGCCGGTCGATCTGCTGACCTATGTCGAGCACGGCGCCGCCGATCTCGGGATCGCCGGGAAGGATGTGCTGCTCGAGCAGGGCCGCGACGTCTACGAACTGGTCGACCTCGGCTTCGGGGCGTGCCGCGGCGTGCTCGCCTTCCCGGGACGGCTCGCGGCGACGTGGGAGCGCCTCACGCCGCTGCGCATCGCGACCAAGTATCCGCACGTCACGGAGCGGCACTTTTGGGGACAGGGCCGGCCGGTTGAGATCATCCCGATGAACGGCACCGTCGAACTGGCGCCGCTCGTCGGTCTGGCCGACGGGATCATGGATCTCGTGATGAGCGGGCGCACGCTGCGTGAGAACGGACTCGTGGAGGTCGCGGAATTGTTCCAGTCTACGGCGCGCCTCGTGGTGAACCGGATCAGCCTGCGCAGCCGCGCCGACGCGGTTGCCGCGGTGATCGATCGCGTGCGCGCCGCGGTCGCGCCCCCGGCATCCGCCGGGGGCGTCACGCCGCCCGCCTGA
- the hisD gene encoding histidinol dehydrogenase — protein MDVVRLAEASPERLQRILRRSSAEIFDPARVAHVGAIIDDVERRGDAAIVDYTAQYDGVTLAPERLMVARDEVRRAHEAIDDGLRSALSASIERTRRYNERLRPPGLTLDELEPGITTGVKWSAVDGAGVYVPSGKGTFPSTLVTLVTPAVVAGVEEIAVVVPPRADGTVDPAILVAADLLGVPQVFRCNGVAGIAGLAFGTATLPRVRLLGGPGNPYVTAAQIAVQSRGVRLLSVLGPTESMILADESADTDRLALDLLNEAEHGTDSAALLVTPSAAVIDDVQERLPRYLAQLPERRRGFAEAATRDYGGAILARSMEEALAFVNLYAPEHLQIATRDPLGTLGRVRHAGEVLLGQDTPFSAGNYAIGVPAALPTSGFARVASGVTVMSYLKATSVAGLDERGLAAVRPVVERLGRYEDFPAHVLAVTARGVDA, from the coding sequence GTGGACGTCGTCCGGCTGGCCGAGGCATCCCCCGAGCGTCTGCAGCGGATTCTGCGCCGCTCGAGCGCGGAGATTTTCGACCCCGCGCGCGTCGCGCACGTCGGCGCGATCATCGACGATGTCGAGCGGCGCGGCGACGCCGCGATCGTCGACTACACCGCGCAGTACGATGGCGTGACGCTCGCGCCGGAGCGCCTGATGGTGGCCCGCGACGAGGTGCGCCGGGCGCACGAGGCGATCGACGACGGGCTGCGCAGCGCGCTCAGCGCGTCGATCGAGCGTACGCGGCGCTACAACGAGCGCCTGCGGCCGCCGGGGCTCACGCTCGATGAGCTCGAGCCGGGGATCACCACCGGCGTGAAGTGGTCGGCGGTCGACGGCGCCGGCGTCTACGTCCCGAGCGGGAAGGGAACGTTTCCATCGACGCTTGTGACGCTCGTGACCCCGGCGGTCGTCGCCGGCGTCGAGGAGATCGCGGTCGTCGTTCCGCCCCGCGCGGACGGGACCGTCGATCCGGCGATCCTCGTCGCCGCGGATCTGTTGGGTGTGCCGCAGGTCTTCCGCTGCAACGGCGTCGCCGGGATCGCGGGGCTTGCGTTCGGCACCGCGACGCTGCCGCGCGTGCGGCTGCTCGGCGGCCCCGGCAACCCCTACGTGACCGCGGCGCAGATCGCCGTCCAGTCTCGGGGCGTGCGTCTCCTGTCGGTGCTCGGGCCGACCGAGTCGATGATCCTCGCCGACGAGAGCGCGGATACGGACCGCCTGGCGCTCGACCTCCTCAACGAGGCGGAGCACGGGACGGACTCCGCGGCGCTGCTCGTCACCCCGTCGGCGGCGGTGATCGACGACGTGCAGGAGCGCCTGCCCCGGTACCTCGCGCAGCTGCCGGAGCGCCGCCGCGGATTCGCGGAGGCGGCGACGCGCGATTACGGCGGTGCGATCCTCGCCCGGTCGATGGAGGAGGCCCTCGCGTTCGTCAACCTCTACGCGCCCGAACACCTGCAGATCGCGACCCGCGATCCGCTCGGGACGCTCGGCCGGGTCCGGCATGCCGGCGAGGTGCTGCTCGGTCAGGACACGCCGTTCTCAGCCGGCAACTACGCGATCGGCGTGCCCGCCGCGCTGCCGACGTCGGGATTTGCCCGGGTCGCCTCGGGAGTGACGGTGATGAGTTACCTCAAGGCGACGTCCGTGGCCGGGCTCGACGAGCGCGGGCTGGCCGCGGTGCGGCCGGTCGTCGAGCGCCTCGGCCGGTACGAAGACTTCCCCGCGCACGTCCTGGCCGTCACAGCGCGGGGGGTCGACGCGTGA
- the hisB gene encoding imidazoleglycerol-phosphate dehydratase HisB: protein MTRVGRASRATGETKLEVRLDLDGTGRAEIATGVPFLDHMLEQIARHGRFDLSLAASGDLEIDAHHTVEDVGIALGRAFKDAVGAGAGIFRYASAHAPLDEALVLAVVDVSGRPYLHYAVPVTRQRLGAYDTDLTEEFFRAFAMNAGITLHVILLHGRNGHHIIEAAFKALALALDRATQHDPRVEGVPSTKGILE, encoded by the coding sequence GTGACCCGCGTGGGCCGCGCGTCGCGCGCGACGGGGGAGACGAAGCTCGAGGTCCGCCTGGACCTCGACGGGACCGGCCGCGCGGAGATCGCGACCGGCGTGCCGTTCCTCGACCACATGCTCGAGCAGATCGCGCGGCACGGCCGGTTTGACCTGTCGCTCGCGGCGTCGGGGGACCTCGAGATCGACGCGCATCACACCGTCGAGGACGTGGGCATCGCGCTCGGCCGGGCGTTCAAGGACGCGGTCGGGGCCGGCGCCGGGATCTTCCGGTACGCCTCCGCGCACGCGCCGCTCGACGAGGCGCTCGTGCTCGCCGTGGTCGACGTCAGCGGCCGGCCGTACCTGCATTACGCGGTGCCCGTGACACGCCAGCGCCTCGGCGCCTACGACACGGACCTCACCGAGGAATTCTTCCGCGCGTTCGCGATGAACGCCGGGATCACCCTGCACGTGATCCTGCTGCACGGCCGGAACGGCCATCACATCATCGAGGCCGCCTTCAAGGCGCTGGCGCTCGCGCTCGACCGCGCGACGCAGCACGATCCTCGCGTCGAGGGCGTGCCGTCGACGAAGGGCATCCTCGAGTGA
- the hisH gene encoding imidazole glycerol phosphate synthase subunit HisH: protein MIAVADYGAGNLHSIGMGLRRRGLDVRVTDDPRVLDTAAALVVPGDGAFGPAMARLRESGFAERIIAYVRSGRPFLGVCLGMQLLFDESVEGGSNRGLGVLPGRVVRLPETVKIPHMGWNQLRIDRPSPLLEGVPSGAYVYFVHSYYCAPSDPALVAATASYGADIAAVAGRGNVWATQFHPEKSGEIGERILNNFARWAAGVGAAGG from the coding sequence GTGATCGCGGTCGCGGACTACGGCGCCGGCAACCTGCACAGCATCGGCATGGGCCTGCGCCGGCGGGGGCTCGACGTGCGGGTGACCGACGACCCGCGCGTGCTGGACACGGCAGCGGCCCTGGTCGTTCCCGGCGACGGTGCGTTCGGACCGGCGATGGCGCGCCTGCGGGAGTCGGGATTCGCCGAGCGGATCATCGCCTACGTGCGGTCCGGCCGGCCGTTTCTCGGCGTCTGCCTCGGGATGCAGCTGCTGTTCGACGAGAGCGTGGAAGGCGGATCGAACCGCGGCCTCGGCGTGCTGCCGGGCCGTGTCGTGCGCCTGCCGGAGACCGTGAAGATCCCCCACATGGGCTGGAACCAGCTGCGGATCGACCGGCCCTCGCCGCTGCTCGAGGGCGTGCCGTCCGGCGCCTACGTGTACTTCGTGCACTCCTATTACTGCGCGCCGTCGGATCCCGCGCTCGTCGCGGCGACGGCGTCCTACGGCGCCGACATCGCGGCCGTCGCGGGCCGCGGCAATGTCTGGGCGACGCAGTTTCACCCCGAGAAATCCGGGGAGATCGGCGAACGGATCCTCAACAACTTCGCGCGGTGGGCCGCCGGTGTTGGTGCTGCCGGCGGTTGA
- the hisA gene encoding 1-(5-phosphoribosyl)-5-[(5-phosphoribosylamino)methylideneamino]imidazole-4-carboxamide isomerase: protein MLVLPAVDIRGGRAVRLIQGERHRERVYDDDPVAAARRWTAAGATWLHVVDLDGAFGGRPGNSDAVGRILAAAGVPVQVGGGVRDLETIERLLDAGAARVILGTAAVSAPDLLRAACARFGERIAAAVDARDGRVVTEGWTAETALTALEAAVRVVEAGVRRIVYTDTRRDGMLGGPDLAPLGDLLAAAGVPVIVAGGVSSADDVRRLRRLEPAGLEGAIVGRALYEGGVRLEDLLAAAAVGPEGT, encoded by the coding sequence GTGTTGGTGCTGCCGGCGGTTGACATCCGCGGCGGGCGCGCCGTGCGTCTGATCCAGGGCGAGCGGCACCGCGAGCGCGTGTACGACGACGATCCGGTGGCGGCGGCGCGGCGCTGGACGGCGGCGGGCGCGACGTGGCTGCACGTCGTGGATCTCGACGGCGCCTTCGGCGGCCGGCCCGGCAACTCGGACGCGGTCGGCCGGATCCTCGCGGCCGCCGGCGTGCCGGTGCAGGTGGGCGGCGGCGTGCGCGATCTCGAGACGATCGAGCGCCTGCTCGACGCCGGCGCGGCCCGCGTGATTCTCGGCACCGCCGCGGTGAGCGCGCCGGATCTGCTGCGCGCCGCGTGCGCGCGGTTCGGAGAGCGCATCGCCGCGGCCGTCGACGCCCGCGACGGCCGCGTGGTCACGGAGGGATGGACGGCGGAGACCGCGCTGACCGCGCTCGAGGCGGCCGTCCGGGTGGTCGAGGCGGGCGTGCGGAGGATCGTCTACACCGACACGCGCCGCGACGGCATGCTCGGGGGGCCGGATCTCGCGCCGCTCGGGGACTTGCTCGCCGCGGCGGGCGTCCCCGTGATCGTGGCCGGTGGGGTGTCGTCGGCCGACGACGTGCGGCGTCTCCGGCGGCTCGAGCCGGCGGGACTCGAAGGGGCGATCGTCGGCCGCGCCCTCTACGAAGGCGGCGTGCGGCTGGAGGACCTGCTTGCGGCGGCGGCCGTCGGTCCGGAGGGCACCTGA